A window from Hymenobacter volaticus encodes these proteins:
- a CDS encoding ExbD/TolR family protein produces MAEIQSSAPAGRGTKPRRKKMSTRIDMTPMVDLAFLLLTFFILTASFSKPTVMELAMPDGKGPRTPVSEKVALTLILGKNGQVHYFFGLNTAANPATLHTTTFGSDGLRRVLLERQRQLPAPTVLIKASEDAKYRELVDALDEMTITDQQKYALVDLSADDKKLLEDNSL; encoded by the coding sequence ATGGCTGAAATTCAATCCTCCGCTCCCGCTGGCCGCGGCACCAAGCCCCGCCGCAAAAAAATGTCGACCCGTATCGACATGACGCCCATGGTCGACCTGGCCTTCCTGTTGCTCACCTTCTTCATCCTAACGGCTTCATTCAGTAAGCCTACGGTGATGGAACTAGCTATGCCTGATGGCAAGGGGCCTCGCACTCCTGTTTCTGAAAAAGTGGCGCTTACCCTGATTCTAGGCAAAAATGGTCAAGTACATTACTTCTTTGGCCTGAACACCGCCGCCAATCCGGCTACGCTGCACACCACTACTTTCGGCTCGGACGGGTTGCGGCGGGTACTGCTTGAGCGGCAACGGCAGTTGCCAGCGCCTACCGTGCTTATCAAGGCCAGTGAAGATGCCAAATACCGGGAGCTAGTGGATGCACTTGATGAGATGACCATCACCGATCAGCAGAAATATGCGTTGGTAGACTTGTCTGCTGACGACAAAAAGCTGCTGGAAGACAATTCGTTATAA
- a CDS encoding GDYXXLXY domain-containing protein — protein MPTSPESVPSNTATPVAAVLPTLAPLPQMQESRRRQGVRWLVVAQVLFVLAVAAAGYATASFGRTITLRSTPVDPRDLLYGDYLNLNYSISQIPGHLWRGPDMPRRKQAVYVVLESRQGNYEAVGVYPQEPTVPANQVVLRGWVADAFRRSIRLRYGFERYYVPEDTGRKLKPKQTLRVQVSIAPWGQARIKQVDVQPVSPPSTVAP, from the coding sequence ATGCCGACTTCTCCCGAATCCGTCCCTTCGAATACCGCTACGCCGGTTGCTGCCGTCCTGCCTACCCTCGCCCCGCTGCCGCAAATGCAGGAGTCGCGCCGGCGGCAGGGTGTGCGGTGGTTGGTAGTAGCGCAAGTGCTGTTTGTGCTGGCGGTGGCGGCGGCGGGCTATGCTACGGCTTCCTTTGGCCGTACTATCACGCTGCGTAGTACCCCCGTCGACCCGCGCGACTTACTCTACGGCGACTACCTCAACCTAAACTACAGCATCAGCCAGATTCCCGGTCACTTGTGGCGCGGCCCTGATATGCCACGCCGTAAACAGGCCGTGTACGTGGTGCTAGAATCTCGGCAAGGCAATTACGAAGCCGTCGGGGTGTATCCGCAGGAGCCCACTGTGCCTGCCAACCAAGTAGTGCTCCGGGGTTGGGTGGCTGATGCCTTTCGGCGCAGTATACGCCTGCGTTACGGCTTCGAGCGGTACTATGTACCCGAGGACACTGGCCGCAAGCTGAAACCCAAGCAAACGTTGCGGGTGCAAGTCAGCATTGCACCGTGGGGGCAAGCACGCATCAAGCAGGTGGATGTACAGCCAGTTTCTCCGCCTTCAACAGTCGCACCGTAA
- the mnmD gene encoding tRNA (5-methylaminomethyl-2-thiouridine)(34)-methyltransferase MnmD, which produces MTTPHVEVRVTADGSSTLYVPELDEHYHSTHGAVQEAQHVYLGAGLEPILASATSAVRLLEIGFGTGLNALLTLQRSLASLQPIRYDTIEKYPLPPAVIEQLGVERYVLNPELLDYHQQLHSAAWDTFAVLTPRFALYKIAGALQDIPLPNDTYHVVYFDAFAPEKQPDMWSDEVFAQLYTATAPGGVLVSYCAKGSFRRSLKAAGWQVEKIPGPPGKREMTRARKPL; this is translated from the coding sequence ATGACTACTCCTCATGTAGAAGTCCGCGTCACGGCCGACGGCTCTAGCACGCTGTACGTACCCGAGCTAGACGAGCACTACCACAGCACCCACGGGGCTGTGCAGGAAGCGCAGCACGTATACTTAGGGGCAGGCCTTGAACCTATACTAGCAAGTGCTACCAGCGCGGTGCGGCTACTGGAAATTGGGTTTGGTACGGGGCTGAACGCCTTGCTAACGTTGCAGCGCAGCTTGGCTAGTCTCCAACCTATTCGCTACGATACCATTGAGAAATACCCGCTGCCGCCTGCTGTCATCGAGCAGCTTGGCGTGGAGCGGTACGTGCTCAATCCGGAGTTGCTCGACTATCATCAGCAATTGCACAGCGCCGCTTGGGATACCTTCGCGGTACTTACGCCCCGGTTTGCACTCTACAAGATTGCCGGCGCCCTCCAAGATATTCCCCTGCCCAACGATACCTACCACGTTGTGTACTTCGACGCTTTTGCCCCCGAAAAGCAGCCGGATATGTGGAGCGACGAAGTATTTGCGCAACTCTACACGGCCACAGCGCCAGGTGGTGTGCTGGTGAGCTACTGCGCCAAAGGCAGCTTCCGCCGCAGCCTGAAAGCTGCGGGCTGGCAGGTAGAGAAAATTCCGGGCCCTCCCGGCAAGCGCGAAATGACGCGGGCTAGAAAGCCGCTATGA
- a CDS encoding energy transducer TonB encodes MPSSTRPLSLLFLLASLLLSVVGQAVAQRPTPKAGTPAKLPVALDSSKVYNFVERMPEYPGGGIKVFTTEFLREFRSASASAGCSAPSPVFVSLTVGPSGTIYDVKSVKNWSAQQNLPKLSAACETALVTAASKLSRFTPGMQNRRRVAVTLTVKLGEGTP; translated from the coding sequence ATGCCCTCATCCACTCGGCCACTTAGCCTGCTATTCTTACTAGCTAGTTTACTTCTCTCGGTCGTAGGGCAGGCAGTTGCTCAAAGGCCAACTCCCAAAGCGGGTACCCCGGCAAAACTGCCCGTAGCTCTCGATTCCTCTAAGGTCTACAACTTTGTGGAGCGTATGCCGGAATATCCGGGTGGCGGAATAAAAGTCTTCACGACTGAGTTTCTGCGCGAATTCCGAAGTGCTAGTGCCTCTGCAGGTTGTTCTGCTCCTTCCCCAGTTTTTGTAAGCTTGACCGTTGGACCCAGCGGCACCATCTACGACGTTAAAAGCGTTAAAAATTGGTCTGCTCAACAAAATTTACCCAAGCTGTCCGCAGCGTGCGAAACGGCGTTAGTGACGGCGGCTAGCAAACTGTCCCGCTTCACACCGGGCATGCAAAACCGCCGCCGAGTGGCCGTAACTCTCACTGTAAAGCTAGGTGAAGGAACGCCTTAA
- a CDS encoding 5-formyltetrahydrofolate cyclo-ligase, with product MLKADLRRAALARRRALPANELARRSAELQKRLLENFAVGAWKWLHVFLPIPQQHEPDTWRIIHRIWERKLPVQLAVPVVQPDGQSLRHYHLTPATTLVGNRWGIPEPVGAAEVFPQQFDAVLVPLLAFDEEGHRVGYGKGFYDRFLLECRPEVLRIGLSLEPPVPKITDAWLGDVQLNACVTPEEVRWF from the coding sequence ATGCTTAAAGCAGATTTGCGGCGCGCTGCCTTGGCGCGCCGCCGCGCGTTGCCGGCCAACGAATTGGCACGACGAAGCGCCGAATTGCAGAAGCGCTTACTTGAAAATTTCGCGGTAGGAGCGTGGAAGTGGCTGCACGTATTTCTCCCGATTCCGCAGCAACACGAGCCCGATACTTGGCGCATAATTCACCGAATTTGGGAGCGGAAGCTACCTGTACAGCTCGCCGTGCCCGTGGTACAGCCTGATGGCCAAAGCTTGCGCCATTATCATCTCACTCCTGCTACCACCTTGGTTGGGAACCGATGGGGCATTCCTGAGCCAGTTGGGGCCGCTGAGGTTTTTCCGCAACAGTTTGATGCTGTACTAGTGCCGCTCCTGGCCTTCGACGAGGAGGGCCACCGGGTAGGGTACGGCAAAGGATTTTATGACCGGTTCTTGCTGGAATGTCGTCCTGAGGTGCTTCGTATTGGGCTAAGTCTAGAGCCACCCGTTCCCAAAATCACGGATGCTTGGTTGGGTGATGTGCAACTCAACGCGTGCGTGACACCCGAAGAGGTGAGGTGGTTTTAG
- the bshC gene encoding bacillithiol biosynthesis cysteine-adding enzyme BshC — protein sequence MSVTTLHYADTGAFSSLLTAYLARHEALSPFYHRFPALDEFAAQVEEKKAQYTPEARQRLVTALREQYAILPHVHEQVQSNLDLLEKDTTFTITTGHQLNLLTGPLYFVYKIVTAVKLSRQLKEQYPQYDFVPMYWMATEDHDFAEINHLHLFGKKYEWNSAEQGGPVGRLKLDGLREELLDQLPADVPAAFHEAYQESGTLADAMRQLTHSLFGQYGLVSLDADRPELKQALVPVLEREILEQASNKAVQAANAQLEAAGFKPQVYSRPLNLFFLTDTGKRERLEYDAAADCVQITVRNTNRCHTQEELLELARQHPEQFSPNVVLRPLYQELLLPNLCYIGGGAEVAYWFQLKQVFADNQVPFPILLLRNSAQYIGKASAGKLRKLGLSATDIFRPLPDLKKQVGASLGQEEISLAAQQQALAAVFKEVSDLAQRLDPTLVRTVAAEQQKAASSLAGLEKRLSKAAEAKHETAYSQLAALKDKLMPDGQLQERIDNVLSILINNPQFIDQLLEAFDPLALEFTVLEEE from the coding sequence ATGTCTGTCACGACCCTGCACTACGCCGATACCGGCGCGTTTTCTTCCTTGCTTACCGCTTATCTGGCCCGGCACGAAGCCTTGAGTCCTTTCTACCACCGCTTCCCAGCCCTCGATGAATTTGCGGCGCAAGTAGAGGAGAAAAAAGCACAATACACGCCCGAAGCCCGGCAGCGGCTGGTAACAGCCCTTCGAGAGCAATACGCGATTCTGCCCCACGTGCACGAGCAGGTGCAGTCAAACCTTGATTTGCTGGAAAAGGACACCACTTTCACTATCACCACGGGTCACCAACTCAATCTGCTAACGGGCCCGTTGTACTTCGTGTACAAAATAGTAACGGCTGTTAAGCTTAGTCGTCAGCTGAAAGAGCAATATCCGCAGTACGATTTCGTGCCGATGTACTGGATGGCCACCGAAGACCACGACTTCGCTGAAATCAACCATCTGCACTTGTTCGGGAAGAAGTACGAATGGAACTCCGCCGAACAAGGTGGGCCAGTAGGACGGCTGAAGCTCGATGGCCTGCGCGAAGAATTACTAGACCAGTTGCCCGCTGATGTGCCCGCTGCTTTCCACGAGGCGTATCAGGAGTCGGGCACGCTTGCCGATGCGATGCGCCAGCTCACGCACAGTTTGTTTGGGCAGTACGGCTTGGTTAGTCTTGATGCCGATAGACCCGAGCTAAAGCAGGCCTTGGTACCCGTACTGGAACGCGAAATTCTAGAGCAAGCCTCCAATAAAGCGGTGCAAGCTGCCAATGCGCAGCTGGAAGCTGCTGGTTTCAAACCGCAGGTGTATTCGCGCCCGCTAAACTTGTTTTTCCTGACGGATACTGGCAAGCGGGAGCGGCTGGAATACGATGCGGCCGCCGACTGCGTGCAAATAACCGTGCGCAACACCAACCGATGTCATACTCAGGAAGAGTTGCTGGAACTGGCTCGGCAACATCCCGAGCAGTTTAGCCCGAACGTGGTGCTCCGGCCACTGTACCAAGAGCTGCTCCTACCCAACCTGTGTTATATCGGGGGCGGAGCGGAGGTTGCGTATTGGTTTCAGCTGAAGCAAGTGTTTGCCGACAATCAAGTGCCGTTTCCAATTTTGCTGCTTCGTAATTCGGCTCAGTACATTGGGAAAGCCAGTGCGGGTAAGCTGCGCAAGCTCGGCCTGTCGGCCACGGATATCTTCCGGCCGTTGCCCGACTTGAAGAAGCAAGTAGGTGCATCGTTGGGGCAAGAAGAAATCAGTCTGGCCGCGCAGCAGCAGGCGCTGGCAGCCGTGTTCAAGGAAGTTTCAGACTTGGCCCAGCGCCTCGACCCTACCTTGGTGCGCACCGTAGCGGCCGAGCAGCAGAAAGCTGCTAGCAGCTTAGCTGGTTTGGAAAAACGCCTTAGCAAAGCGGCAGAAGCCAAGCACGAAACAGCGTACAGCCAGCTCGCTGCCCTCAAAGACAAGCTCATGCCCGATGGCCAGCTCCAGGAGCGAATCGATAACGTGCTCAGCATCCTAATCAACAACCCACAGTTTATCGACCAGTTGCTGGAGGCATTCGACCCGTTGGCATTGGAGTTCACTGTGTTGGAGGAAGAATAG
- a CDS encoding thioesterase family protein translates to MARVKVNLPETFLLSVAIPVRITDLNYGAHLGNDSLLGILHEARVQFLHHVGQSEVDRATGQGYIMADVAIEYKGEAFYGDVLHIQLAASDLHPYGFDVVYSVNNQEGREIARAKTGMLRFDYNTRKLLRLSEEITARLGS, encoded by the coding sequence ATGGCTCGCGTCAAAGTAAATCTACCCGAAACCTTCCTGCTCTCGGTGGCCATTCCCGTCCGCATCACCGACCTCAACTACGGCGCCCATCTCGGCAACGACTCTCTGCTCGGGATACTGCACGAAGCGCGCGTGCAGTTTCTTCACCACGTAGGTCAGTCGGAAGTAGACCGTGCGACTGGTCAAGGCTACATTATGGCCGATGTGGCTATTGAGTACAAGGGCGAAGCATTCTACGGCGACGTGCTGCACATTCAGCTGGCCGCCAGTGACTTGCACCCCTACGGCTTTGATGTGGTGTACAGCGTCAACAACCAAGAGGGCCGCGAAATAGCCCGCGCCAAAACCGGCATGCTTCGCTTCGACTACAATACGCGGAAGCTGTTGCGTTTATCAGAGGAAATAACGGCGCGATTAGGTAGTTAA
- a CDS encoding acyltransferase family protein, with translation MQSSSQQPKIYFPNLDGLRTLACLGVFAFHGLVATAPGESASFPAFSVFNKGTLGVNFFYVLSGFLITYLLLDEEQRHQRINLLDFYRRRILRIWPVFYMVIVYGFFVHPLVMHLFHMSHHENASLGLHMVFLGNMDSVWKGVQPAAGSLAVLWSVAVEEQFYLVWPILLMFLFRRWRPGAFLLIMAASFWFRFTHQANFFLTYRHTFAVMSDMAMGGGAGWLCFRYPAFRQFIAGWSRWTITGIYVLGLLTLGPQKFLPSAVKAVTDQHITQSFFFVLVILEQNYATRSWFKIKNIPFLTYWGTFTYGFYCLHSIVLELLALSSHQLHIPSTPLNTVIRVAIALPLSAGLAWLSYTYFEKYFLLLKNKRKPATEQAGKAMKQVITPSGQLMQLDLGSPSA, from the coding sequence ATGCAGTCCAGCTCTCAACAGCCCAAAATTTATTTTCCTAATTTAGACGGATTACGCACCTTAGCTTGCTTAGGAGTTTTTGCTTTTCACGGTCTCGTAGCTACTGCTCCTGGGGAGTCAGCATCTTTCCCAGCGTTTAGCGTTTTCAATAAAGGCACTCTAGGCGTCAATTTTTTTTACGTGCTATCAGGCTTTCTGATCACGTATCTTCTCTTAGACGAGGAACAACGGCACCAAAGAATTAATCTTCTTGATTTTTATCGCCGCCGTATCCTGCGCATCTGGCCTGTATTTTACATGGTCATTGTGTATGGTTTTTTTGTGCATCCGCTTGTCATGCACTTGTTCCATATGTCCCATCATGAAAACGCGAGCTTGGGCTTGCACATGGTTTTCTTGGGCAATATGGACTCCGTGTGGAAGGGAGTACAGCCAGCCGCTGGTAGCCTAGCTGTGTTGTGGTCTGTAGCCGTTGAAGAGCAATTCTATCTGGTATGGCCCATCTTATTGATGTTCCTTTTCCGCCGTTGGCGGCCCGGTGCGTTTTTGCTGATCATGGCAGCTTCCTTCTGGTTTCGCTTCACGCACCAAGCTAATTTCTTCCTGACCTACCGCCATACTTTCGCTGTTATGTCGGATATGGCTATGGGTGGCGGGGCAGGTTGGCTTTGTTTTCGTTATCCGGCTTTCCGCCAATTCATAGCGGGGTGGTCGCGCTGGACTATCACGGGTATTTATGTGCTCGGCTTGTTGACGTTAGGCCCCCAGAAGTTTCTCCCTTCGGCAGTAAAAGCAGTTACCGATCAGCACATCACCCAATCCTTCTTTTTTGTCCTGGTTATTCTAGAGCAGAATTACGCTACTCGGTCTTGGTTTAAAATCAAAAACATTCCCTTCCTAACGTATTGGGGAACCTTCACCTATGGTTTCTACTGTCTGCACAGTATCGTGCTTGAATTGCTAGCCCTCAGCTCGCACCAGCTGCACATTCCTTCTACTCCGCTCAATACGGTCATTCGGGTTGCTATTGCCTTACCGCTCAGCGCCGGATTGGCTTGGTTAAGCTACACCTACTTCGAAAAGTATTTCCTGCTTCTGAAGAACAAACGCAAGCCCGCTACCGAACAAGCTGGCAAAGCCATGAAGCAAGTCATTACCCCATCAGGCCAGCTCATGCAATTGGACTTAGGAAGCCCTTCTGCATAA
- a CDS encoding DUF2157 domain-containing protein, protein MSRKLLETDGLDWVRKGIISPEQHAQLLALYPAEQRAIGLLPLLGSLLIGLSALSVVAANWQEMPELMRLGLLLGTLTGAYAAAEYFLRRQYEALGMGLVGLGLILFGASIVLTSQMYQIIGYDLTGLLAWAVVGILLTWLYRSQFVFLLTVVIGA, encoded by the coding sequence ATGAGTCGAAAATTATTAGAAACGGACGGGTTAGATTGGGTGCGCAAAGGCATCATTAGTCCAGAACAGCATGCTCAACTGCTGGCGCTTTACCCGGCCGAACAACGTGCTATCGGATTATTGCCCTTGTTGGGCAGTTTACTTATTGGGCTGAGTGCATTGAGTGTGGTGGCGGCCAACTGGCAGGAAATGCCGGAACTCATGCGGCTTGGGCTACTACTAGGAACCCTGACGGGCGCCTACGCCGCCGCCGAATACTTTCTGCGCCGTCAGTACGAGGCGTTGGGCATGGGCTTGGTAGGCTTGGGGCTGATTCTATTTGGGGCGAGCATTGTGCTTACCAGCCAGATGTATCAGATTATAGGTTACGATCTTACCGGGTTACTAGCCTGGGCCGTAGTGGGCATCTTGCTGACGTGGCTATACCGCAGCCAGTTCGTGTTTCTGCTCACCGTTGTTATTGGGGCATAG